From Calothrix sp. PCC 6303, a single genomic window includes:
- the psbF gene encoding cytochrome b559 subunit beta, whose amino-acid sequence MTSGNNLNQPVQYPIFTVRWIAVHTLAVPSVFFLGAIAAMQFIQR is encoded by the coding sequence ATGACTAGCGGCAATAATCTCAATCAACCAGTTCAATATCCAATTTTTACAGTGCGATGGATAGCTGTTCACACTTTAGCTGTTCCTAGTGTCTTCTTTTTAGGCGCGATCGCAGCAATGCAATTTATTCAACGCTAG
- the psbE gene encoding cytochrome b559 subunit alpha: protein MAGTTGERPFSDIITSVRYWVIHSITIPALFVAGWLFVSTGLAYDAFGTPRPNEYFTQTRQEVPIVNNRFDAKKQVETYIGK from the coding sequence ATGGCAGGTACCACTGGAGAACGTCCGTTTTCGGACATTATTACTAGCGTTCGTTACTGGGTAATCCACAGCATTACCATTCCAGCTTTGTTTGTTGCAGGTTGGTTATTTGTCAGTACAGGACTGGCATATGATGCATTTGGAACTCCTCGTCCTAATGAGTATTTCACTCAAACCAGACAAGAAGTACCCATCGTTAACAACCGTTTTGATGCGAAAAAACAAGTTGAGACATACATAGGAAAGTAG
- a CDS encoding photosynthesis system II assembly factor Ycf48: MVGIGKFWRKIVTLLLVVVLCAGCANLPKTAYNPWKVISVDIDADTKLLDIAFAENQEHGFMVGSNATLLETKDAGETWEAIKLSLDSEKSRFNGVSFAGKEGWIVGEPALVLHSTDAGKSWLQIPLDEKLPGNPINIAALSGNTAEMATDVGAIYQTSDGGKNWKAQVQDAVGVVRNITRSPDGKYVAISAKGNFYSTWEPGTAAWVPRNRNSSRRLENMGFTSEGKLWMLARGGQIQFTDPEDDEKWLDPQKPEKGYSWALLDMAYRNSDDVWATGGSGSLLHSPDGGKTWEKDTEMEEVPANFFKVVFFSPEQGFAIGDRGGYLLKYQPAEVAKAA; the protein is encoded by the coding sequence GAGAAAAATAGTAACTTTGTTACTGGTTGTTGTGCTGTGTGCTGGTTGTGCGAACCTGCCAAAAACAGCTTACAACCCATGGAAAGTGATTTCTGTTGACATTGATGCAGATACGAAGTTGCTAGATATTGCTTTTGCGGAAAACCAGGAACATGGTTTTATGGTTGGCAGTAATGCAACTTTATTAGAAACTAAAGACGCTGGTGAAACTTGGGAAGCAATAAAATTGTCTTTGGATTCTGAAAAATCCCGGTTTAATGGGGTGAGTTTTGCAGGTAAGGAAGGTTGGATTGTGGGGGAACCAGCTTTGGTGCTACATAGCACTGATGCGGGTAAATCTTGGTTACAGATTCCTTTGGATGAAAAACTTCCTGGTAATCCCATTAATATCGCTGCTTTGAGTGGAAATACCGCAGAAATGGCAACTGATGTGGGTGCGATTTATCAGACTAGCGATGGTGGTAAGAATTGGAAAGCACAGGTACAGGACGCTGTAGGTGTAGTTCGGAACATAACGCGATCGCCTGATGGCAAATACGTCGCAATTTCGGCAAAGGGTAATTTTTACTCCACTTGGGAACCTGGTACTGCTGCTTGGGTACCTCGCAATCGTAATAGTTCCCGTCGCTTGGAAAATATGGGTTTCACCAGCGAAGGCAAATTGTGGATGCTGGCACGAGGTGGACAAATTCAATTTACCGATCCTGAAGATGACGAAAAATGGTTAGATCCCCAAAAACCTGAAAAAGGATATAGCTGGGCTTTGTTAGATATGGCTTATCGCAACTCAGATGATGTCTGGGCAACTGGAGGTAGCGGTAGTTTACTTCACAGCCCTGATGGTGGAAAAACTTGGGAAAAGGATACTGAAATGGAAGAAGTACCCGCCAATTTCTTTAAGGTTGTCTTCTTTTCCCCAGAACAAGGTTTTGCAATCGGCGATCGCGGTGGCTATTTACTCAAGTACCAACCCGCAGAAGTTGCCAAGGCTGCTTAA